CTCCACCATGCGGAAATCCCGCCGCAGTTCCACCTCGTGCCGGATCTGCGTCCGGTTGTTTTCAAATGTCAGTCTGCCTTCCACCCGTTTCAGAAGTTCCATTCAGGTATCGCCTCACTTTTCCCATCCGCCGGCACCCGCCGGCGGAAAAGCCCTCCGTTTCAGGCCGCGGTTTCTTTCTGCTCTCTTTCCTTTCATTCGTTTTCAAGCTTTCCGATCCCGCAAACGCGGCATCCGCCGGCCTCGCCCGAAAGCGGGGCGGAGCCGATCATCGGAATGATTCCCCGGCCGCTAGCCGCCGTATTTCCGGCAGAAAGCGTCGATATCCCTGAAATCGCCGAGGCGCTCCTTTAATTCCTCGTGCGTCCAGTCCCACCAGCGGCTGTTCCGTATTTTCCGAATGATATCAGGCGGAAAACGGTATTTCAGATGGCGGGCGGGAATGCCGGCGACGATCTCATAGGGCTCGACATCCTTCGTCACAACGGCCATGGAACCGATTACGGCGCCATCCCCGACCGTCACGCCGCCCATGATCACCGCGTTGTAGCCGATCCACACATCGTTCCCGATGGCGACCCGCTTCTGCCGCCGCCAGTTAAAAAACTCCTCGTCGTCCTCGCCGAGGCCATACTGCGCGCAGCGGTACGTGAAATGGCTCTGCGCCACCCTGATGTAAGTGGGGTGCTGCCCCGGGTTGATTCTGGCGCTGGTGGCGATGGAAACGAATTTCCCGATATCGGTGTAGATGATCTCATTGTGGCGTCCGCAATAGGAATAGTCCCCGATTTTGCTTTCGGTGATGACGCATCCTCTGCCGATCTGCACATAGCGCCCGATTTCCGTTTGGACGACCTTCGCGTCGGGGCGGATGTCCGGCTCTATTCCAAGCTGCATGTTTTTCTCCTTTCCGGCGGGGCCTCCGCGGCGTCTCCGCGTGACGTTTCCCCGCTTTTCGCAGGTTTTCTTTCAAAAAATATTTGACATTTTATATATAATATTATATAATGAAGTTTTATAGTTACAATTAAGCGCAGGTAAAACCTTGATTAAATCAAACGTTTTCCAGCCTGTCCAGCCAATCGAGAGGGGAAAGCCGGCAGCCAGGCATTCCGCTTTCCCGAACGCGCCGTGGTAATCGCTGCCCCCCGTCAGAAAAAGATGATACCGGTCCGCCAGCCTTCGGATACGCTCCAGATCGTCCGGCGTATGATCCGGATGATTCAGCTCCAGGCCGTCCAGGCCATCCGGCACAAGCTCGGGAATCAGATCGAAGGAATCGAGCTGCCCCGGATGCGCGAGCACCGCGAGCCCGCCGTCCGCCTTGACCGCCCGGACCGCGTCGTGCGCATCGCAATACTCGATATCGCCGGCGGCGATGCCGACGCCTTTGAAAAGCCGCCGGTACAGCGACTGGTATTCCGCGGACCCGAACGGCCGGTCGGTGATGGCCGCCATGATGAACTGCTTGTACAGGACGCCGCCGTCCTTCGTCAGGCGCTCGAGAACGCCGTCGGAAACCCGGATGCCCGCGGCCTTGATCCGCTCGAGCTGCCAGTGGGAACGGGCGTCCCGCTTTTCGAGCGTTTTCACGCACAAACGATCGATGTGATCCGCGGGCAGCCTGTAGCCGTAGCCCAGCACATGCGCCTTCCGGTTTCTTCTGTAATCGTAGGCGGATATTTCGATTCCCGGCACCAGAAAGATCCCGTTCCTTTCGGCCGCCTCTTTTGCCGCCAAGTAGGTTTTGGTCGTATCGTGATCCACAAAGGACAGATGCGTGATCCCGAGCCTTGACGCCATGCGGCACAGCTCCGAAACAGTGTGGGAGCCATCCGAATAAGTGCTGTGAACGTGCGCGTCCATCTTCCCGCCGGGCGCGGCCCTTGTGCCGCACGGGTTGAAATCATTCATGGGATTTCCCTCCTTCGGTTCCGCGCTCACTTCATGGCCGCGTGCGGCTGCTCCATCTGATACACCTGGTCGCACAGCCCTTCCATAAAAGCCAGGTCGTGGAAAATGCCGATCATGGTCGTTCCGTTCTGCTTGAGCTTTTCGATGGACTCGCGCACCTTGTATTTGGAGATATCGTCAAGGCTCGCCGTCGGCTCGTCCAGGAGCAGAAGGCGCGGCCGTTTGACGACGGCCCTCGCGATGTTCAGCCGAAGCTTTTCGCCGCCGGAAAAGGTAAGGGGGTAATTGTCCCAAAGCTCTTCGGGCAGGTCGAAATGGCGCAGGGTGTCCTTTGCGATGCGGCTCGCCTCCTCCCCTTTGACGTCCATTTCCCACAGCGCCTTTTCCACCAGCTCCAGGGAAGTGCGGCGCGGCATGATGTTCAGAAACTGAGAAACGTATCCGATCTCATTTTTGCGCAGGTAGATCACTTTCTGCACGTCGGCCCGCGCCAGATCGATCCTTCCGAACGCGACGGAACGGTACCAGATGTGGCCCGACTGGGGCAGATAAGTGCGGTAGATGCTTTTCAGGATGGTGGATTTTCCGCTGCCGCTTCTCCCCACAATCCCGAGGAACTCGCCTGCCTTCACTTTGAAGCTGACGCCGGACAGGGCCCCGATCGTCCGTTTCAGGTGATGGATGTAAAAGCTCTTTTCCAGATTTTCTATTTGAATCAAAGGGCACACCTTTCTTTCCATAGCGTTTCCAGCTAAGACGCAGAATTGATGTTTGTTCCCTCCCCCTCCGGCGGGGGAGGAGCAAACCCGGGTTCGCAATCATAAGCGGAGTTGCTGCAGCGGTACATGCTTTGAAATATGACGTTTCCGTCGATGATGCTGCTTGCGACGTAAGGGACGGAACCGATTTTTCTGACGATCAGGATATCCGCCTTTTTCCCCGGGGCGATCGAGCCGATCTCGCGGTCCGCCCCGACCGCTTTCGCCGGGTTCAGGGTCGCCATCGCGACCATGTCCGCAAGCGGGATGCCGTACCGGCCGGCCATCTGAAACACACTCAGCAGCATCGCCGCCGGATAATAGTCGCTGCACAGGACGTCAATGGCGTTTTCAAGGATCGCCTGTGTCACGCTGAGGTTCCCCGAATGAGACTTTCCGAGCAGGATGTTGGGGCTGCCCCCCACGGTGATAAGGCCCATCTCCTTCGCTTTTTTCGCCACCTGCAGCGTGATGGGGAACTCGCTGATGCCGATCCCCAGGTCGTGGATCAGCCGGATCTTCTCGGGGGAATCGTCGTCGTGGGAAGCCACCGCGACCCCCATGCTCTGCGCGAGCTTTGTCAGCTCGCGGATGGTGTCCCAGGTCAAAAGCTCCTTGTGCATATTGTTCCGGATCAGCCGGTCCGCCTGTGCCGCCGAAATGTTTTTGTAGCCCTGGATGGTTTTGCGGTAGGTTTCCAGATTGCGGTACTGCCCCTGCCCCGGGGTGTGATCCATGAAGGAAAGCAGGTCGACATCCCCGTTTTGCAGGTAGCGCCGCAGCTCCTCCACCTTATCGATGTTGTCGATTTCAAAACGCAGGTGGAGCCTGTTCCGGATCAGGTGATCCTTCTTCCGCGCCCGGATGATCTCCCCGATCATCCGGGCGACGTTATCCTGGTTTCGGACCGGCTTTGCGGAAAACATGTCCGCCTTGAGCAGGGACAGGCTGTGATACATTGTCGTGATCCCGTGGACCATCAGCATCCGCTCCGTCTCGCAGACGCTGATCCCGAAATCCATCAGAGCCGTCGGCCGCGGGGACGCGACGCTCTCCAGGTAGTCCGAATGGATGTCCACAAAGCCCGGCATGACATAGCCGCCCGATGCGTCAAGCCTTGTGTCGCCCCCGTGGACGCGGCAGGGCCGCCCGTTGGGGACGAGCTCCGCGATCCTGTCTTTATCAATGAGGACAGAGCAGTTCTCCAGCACTTCGCTTTCCGTCACAACCCTGCCGTTTTCAATCACCGTCATTTGAATACTCCTCTTTTTCGGAAAAACACGGAGCCCGGAACAGGGTCCCGTGCGGGCTGACCGTTCCCTACAGCAGGGAATAGACCAGCTGCTGCGTATAGGGATGCTGCGGGTCCTCCAGGATCTGATCGGTCAGGCCTTCTTCGATGATCCTTCCGTTCAGCATAACGACCGTGCGGTCGGCCAACATCCGGATGACGGACAGGTCGTGGGAAACAACCAGAACGCTGTTCTGACGCTCCCGCTGAATTTCCTGGATCAGCTCCAGCACATCTGCCTGAACCGACAGGTCGAGGCCCGTCGTGACCTCGTCCAGCAGCAGAACGGGCGGCTCGTTGGCCAGCGCCTTGGCGATCTGCACCCTCTGCTGCATTCCGCCGGAAAAATTGCAGGGGCTGTCCTTTCTTCTGGCAGGCGGGATATGCACCTGATCCAGCAAAACGTCGCTCCGGGCGACCATCGAATGCACGTTCCGGTTCCCCGCCGCGATCATCTTTTCAGCGATGTTGCTGCGCGCGGAAAAATCCATTTTCAGCCCCATCGTCGGATTCTGGTACACCATGCCCAGAAGCATGTTCCGCACCCACTTCTGCTGCCGGCGGGAGGAAGAGAAAAGGTTTTCCTTCCCATTTTGATAAGCTTCGAGATGATATTCGCCGCTTGTCGCCGCGTTGTCGAAATAAAGCGCCTGCATCAGAGTGGATTTTCCGCTGCCGCTTTCGCCGACGATCCCGACGATCTCCCCGCGGTACAGGGAAAGGGAGATGTCCTGGCACGCATAGACCGTATGGCATTTCGGGCAGTAGCCGTTTTTCCGGTTCTCCGGTTTTTCCAGGCAGTACGGGCATCCCGGGCCGAAAAATTTGTTGAAATGCTTCAGGGTCAAGACCGGCTGCTCCTGTTCCTTCATTCGGTTTCGCCCTCCTTTTCCCGGTTCAGATATTCCAGCAGATAACTCGAATCGTTGGTCTGGTAATAGACCTCGCCGGTTTTTTCATCCGTCAGCTCATCCAGATAGACATTTGTCAGCCCGGTCAGGCGGCATTTTTTGCCTGCGAAACGTTCTCTCTGAAACGGATAGTCGTCGAACGCGAGGGAAACCACTTTGGTATACGGCGGGACCGCATAGATCTTCTTTTCCCTGCCCGCGCCGAACAGCATCAGCGCGGGGCTGCCGTTCATTTTCGGGTTGTCGAAGCGCGGGATCGGGCTGGGGGCCATGACATATCTGCCGTTCACGCAGACCGGGTGGTCCGCGTCGGTCGCGACCTGGCCGTACCGCATGATGTCTTCGAACATTTTCAGCCAGACCCCGCTGTAGTCAGCCTCGCCGTGCAGCTTTTTCGTTTTGTACTCGCTCGGCTCCACATTGCGCAGCGGTTCCGGCAGCGGCACCTGCAAAACCAGGATCTGCCCTTCCTTCAAGGGCCGCTCCGGGATGCGGTGCCTGGTCTGGATCAGCGTGGCCTGCGCCGTATGGATCGTCGAGGAGACGCCCGTCGTCTCCTGGATCAGGCTTCTCAGGCTGACCGCGTTGACGGATTCGTCGGAGCCCTGATCGATCACCTTGATCGTGTCGTTCTTTCCGACAAGGGACAAGGTAATCTGCAGCCCCCCGGTCCCCCATCCCCTTGCGATGGGCAGCTCGCGCGATGCGAACGGGACCTGATACCCCGGAATCGCCACCGCCTTCAAGAGGGCCCTTCGGATTTCCCTTTTGGAGTTCTCATCCAAAAAGGCAAAATGTTTTTCCCTAATCATGGCTGTTTTCCTTTCGAATATTCCGAATCCGGTCCAGCTTCGACTGGAAGGTCACATAATGCGGCAGCTTCAAATGGGAGATGAACCCGGCGGACTCCACCGCGTCGATATGCAGCAGCACAAACTCTTCGTCGGATGTGGGGTCCCTGGGATCCGGGTGCTCCATGGAATACTCCAGGACGCTCATCGCGATGGCTTTCGCTTCGTTCTGTCCGAAGCAGAGGCCGTACCCCAGCCCGATGCCGAGAACGCTTTTTTCGTTTTCCTCCTGCTGCTCCTCCATCATAAAGATTTCCACTTCCGTCGCCTCGACTTCGCCGATGTAGTATTCCTCCCGCGTGCCGGAGAGGTCCGAAGCAATACGCAGCGGAAGTGACCCGACGCGCAGCTCCCCGATATTAGGATGATGGCTGATCCCGAAACCACGGATCTTGGCATACCCCAGCGCGGTGACGGCGCCCGTCATCCCCCTGGTCAGAATCTGAAGACGGATGCTCCGCGTCGAGGGGAAAACGAGGGGCTCGGTCGTGATATCGTGCGGCGCCTCGTCGGAGAGAACCGGCTCCGGGATCAGGTTCTGGGACCGCAGGTAATCGACGACGCGCGGCAGACGGCCGGCCTTCCCGGTCTGTTTCTCCTTTTTCTCCCCGATCTCCCTCAAAATCACCTCTTCATACTGTTTCTGAAACGCCCGGGCGTCCCCGCAGGTCTCCTCATACAGGTCGTAATCCAGCAGGCGGTGCTGGAAATCCGGAGAAGCCCCCAGAATCTGTCCGCCCGGGATATCCTTGAAGCTGGAGGAAATCCTTCTTTCAACCTGCATCCCGGACGTGTCGGTGACGGTTGTGACATACAGCCTCGGCAGAGTGGAGCGGTGCGCCCGCAGGATAAACACCGCCTCGGCCGGGTCCCCCTGCGCCTGCTTGATCGCGAGCGCGGCCAGCTCCGGGCTGTACAGGCTGCTTTCCGACATCACGCAGTCCACCAGCTTTTTCAAGTTCCCGCAGATATCGTCCACGCAGACCGAGCGTCCGCCGCGGCATCTTTGATACTTTTCCAGAAGATTCGACTCCCGGATCGCTTCGGCTCCCCCTTTGACCGCTACATATCCCATCAGAAAGCCTCCTTTTCGGCCTTCGCCTCAACTTTTGTGGTTCTGGGAAGGGAAAGGATGTTTCCCTCCCGGTCGACAAAAATGCAGTCGATCCCAAGCGGAAACTCCCTGTTTTTCTTTCTGCGGATCTCCTCCCAGCCCCAGGAGCAGCAGACGGCGATATCGGCCGCCCCGGCGATTCCGGGGCCCGTGCAGCGGTACGCGGTTCCCTGCCGGAC
This window of the Ruminococcaceae bacterium BL-6 genome carries:
- a CDS encoding Chloramphenicol acetyltransferase, which gives rise to MQLGIEPDIRPDAKVVQTEIGRYVQIGRGCVITESKIGDYSYCGRHNEIIYTDIGKFVSIATSARINPGQHPTYIRVAQSHFTYRCAQYGLGEDDEEFFNWRRQKRVAIGNDVWIGYNAVIMGGVTVGDGAVIGSMAVVTKDVEPYEIVAGIPARHLKYRFPPDIIRKIRNSRWWDWTHEELKERLGDFRDIDAFCRKYGG
- a CDS encoding protein of unknown function (Evidence 5 : Unknown function); protein product: MNDFNPCGTRAAPGGKMDAHVHSTYSDGSHTVSELCRMASRLGITHLSFVDHDTTKTYLAAKEAAERNGIFLVPGIEISAYDYRRNRKAHVLGYGYRLPADHIDRLCVKTLEKRDARSHWQLERIKAAGIRVSDGVLERLTKDGGVLYKQFIMAAITDRPFGSAEYQSLYRRLFKGVGIAAGDIEYCDAHDAVRAVKADGGLAVLAHPGQLDSFDLIPELVPDGLDGLELNHPDHTPDDLERIRRLADRYHLFLTGGSDYHGAFGKAECLAAGFPLSIGWTGWKTFDLIKVLPALNCNYKTSLYNIIYKMSNIF
- the phnL gene encoding carbon-phosphorus lyase complex subunit (Evidence 2a : Function from experimental evidences in other organisms; PubMedId : 1840580, 2155230, 9650256; Product type e : enzyme), whose translation is MERKVCPLIQIENLEKSFYIHHLKRTIGALSGVSFKVKAGEFLGIVGRSGSGKSTILKSIYRTYLPQSGHIWYRSVAFGRIDLARADVQKVIYLRKNEIGYVSQFLNIMPRRTSLELVEKALWEMDVKGEEASRIAKDTLRHFDLPEELWDNYPLTFSGGEKLRLNIARAVVKRPRLLLLDEPTASLDDISKYKVRESIEKLKQNGTTMIGIFHDLAFMEGLCDQVYQMEQPHAAMK
- a CDS encoding Alpha-D-ribose 1-methylphosphonate 5-triphosphate diphosphatase codes for the protein MTVIENGRVVTESEVLENCSVLIDKDRIAELVPNGRPCRVHGGDTRLDASGGYVMPGFVDIHSDYLESVASPRPTALMDFGISVCETERMLMVHGITTMYHSLSLLKADMFSAKPVRNQDNVARMIGEIIRARKKDHLIRNRLHLRFEIDNIDKVEELRRYLQNGDVDLLSFMDHTPGQGQYRNLETYRKTIQGYKNISAAQADRLIRNNMHKELLTWDTIRELTKLAQSMGVAVASHDDDSPEKIRLIHDLGIGISEFPITLQVAKKAKEMGLITVGGSPNILLGKSHSGNLSVTQAILENAIDVLCSDYYPAAMLLSVFQMAGRYGIPLADMVAMATLNPAKAVGADREIGSIAPGKKADILIVRKIGSVPYVASSIIDGNVIFQSMYRCSNSAYDCEPGFAPPPPEGEGTNINSAS
- the phnK gene encoding carbon-phosphorus lyase complex subunit (Evidence 2a : Function from experimental evidences in other organisms; PubMedId : 1840580, 2155230, 9650256; Product type e : enzyme), which gives rise to MKEQEQPVLTLKHFNKFFGPGCPYCLEKPENRKNGYCPKCHTVYACQDISLSLYRGEIVGIVGESGSGKSTLMQALYFDNAATSGEYHLEAYQNGKENLFSSSRRQQKWVRNMLLGMVYQNPTMGLKMDFSARSNIAEKMIAAGNRNVHSMVARSDVLLDQVHIPPARRKDSPCNFSGGMQQRVQIAKALANEPPVLLLDEVTTGLDLSVQADVLELIQEIQRERQNSVLVVSHDLSVIRMLADRTVVMLNGRIIEEGLTDQILEDPQHPYTQQLVYSLL
- the phnJ gene encoding carbon-phosphorus lyase complex subunit (Evidence 2a : Function from experimental evidences in other organisms; PubMedId : 1840580, 2155230, 9650256; Product type e : enzyme); translated protein: MIREKHFAFLDENSKREIRRALLKAVAIPGYQVPFASRELPIARGWGTGGLQITLSLVGKNDTIKVIDQGSDESVNAVSLRSLIQETTGVSSTIHTAQATLIQTRHRIPERPLKEGQILVLQVPLPEPLRNVEPSEYKTKKLHGEADYSGVWLKMFEDIMRYGQVATDADHPVCVNGRYVMAPSPIPRFDNPKMNGSPALMLFGAGREKKIYAVPPYTKVVSLAFDDYPFQRERFAGKKCRLTGLTNVYLDELTDEKTGEVYYQTNDSSYLLEYLNREKEGETE
- the phnI gene encoding carbon-phosphorus lyase complex subunit (Evidence 2a : Function from experimental evidences in other organisms; PubMedId : 1840580, 2155230, 9650256; Product type e : enzyme), translating into MGYVAVKGGAEAIRESNLLEKYQRCRGGRSVCVDDICGNLKKLVDCVMSESSLYSPELAALAIKQAQGDPAEAVFILRAHRSTLPRLYVTTVTDTSGMQVERRISSSFKDIPGGQILGASPDFQHRLLDYDLYEETCGDARAFQKQYEEVILREIGEKKEKQTGKAGRLPRVVDYLRSQNLIPEPVLSDEAPHDITTEPLVFPSTRSIRLQILTRGMTGAVTALGYAKIRGFGISHHPNIGELRVGSLPLRIASDLSGTREEYYIGEVEATEVEIFMMEEQQEENEKSVLGIGLGYGLCFGQNEAKAIAMSVLEYSMEHPDPRDPTSDEEFVLLHIDAVESAGFISHLKLPHYVTFQSKLDRIRNIRKENSHD